One Limnothrix sp. FACHB-406 genomic region harbors:
- a CDS encoding SWIM zinc finger family protein produces the protein MPLKDFEQDSAGRHFSSSPATLTTEADSSIAREWWVERWLDLLNGYRFKKRLERARDYARQGHVLSIDFKNAKVIARVQGTEPEPYRVSLSIDPFTDEDWAAVAETLAQQAGFAAKLLAGEMPQSIERAFATNGLSLFPFALGDIHSQCTCPDKANPCKHIGAVYYLLGDRFSDDPFVLFQLRGRTQQQLLKALREVRSRLVAELPEPVVTSEPIALEPIDPQTPIAPATVPVNLQQFWDYNQPLEPSLVVITPPADGDTPLSLLGPLPLPTDGTTDNRSTQKVVTQYLEDVYRTAGQAATVAALS, from the coding sequence ATGCCCTTGAAGGATTTTGAGCAAGACTCAGCCGGCCGTCACTTCAGCTCCTCGCCGGCCACCCTCACCACCGAGGCAGACTCCTCGATCGCCCGAGAATGGTGGGTCGAGCGTTGGCTAGATCTGCTCAATGGCTATCGTTTCAAGAAGCGGCTGGAACGGGCCCGGGACTATGCTCGCCAAGGCCATGTGCTCAGTATTGATTTTAAAAATGCCAAGGTGATTGCCCGCGTTCAGGGCACGGAACCGGAGCCCTATCGCGTGTCCCTGTCGATCGACCCGTTCACCGATGAGGATTGGGCGGCGGTGGCGGAAACCCTGGCCCAACAGGCGGGTTTTGCGGCCAAGCTGTTGGCGGGTGAAATGCCCCAGTCGATCGAGCGGGCCTTTGCCACCAACGGCCTGTCCCTGTTTCCCTTTGCCTTGGGCGACATTCACAGCCAATGCACCTGTCCGGACAAGGCGAACCCCTGCAAACACATCGGCGCGGTCTATTACCTGCTGGGCGATCGGTTCAGTGATGATCCCTTTGTGTTGTTTCAACTGCGGGGCCGCACTCAGCAACAGTTGCTCAAAGCATTGCGGGAGGTTCGATCGCGCCTGGTGGCGGAACTGCCGGAACCCGTTGTCACCAGTGAGCCGATCGCCCTGGAGCCGATCGACCCGCAAACCCCGATCGCCCCGGCCACCGTCCCCGTGAACCTCCAGCAGTTTTGGGACTATAACCAACCCTTGGAGCCGTCCCTGGTGGTGATTACGCCGCCGGCCGATGGTGACACCCCCCTCAGCCTCTTGGGGCCCTTGCCCTTACCAACGGACGGCACCACGGACAATCGATCGACCCAAAAAGTGGTGACCCAATACCTGGAAGATGTCTATCGAACGGCAGGCCAGGCGGCCACCGTGGCGGCCCTGTCCTGA
- the cbiE gene encoding precorrin-6y C5,15-methyltransferase (decarboxylating) subunit CbiE, producing the protein MTTPLNGSVRGERPIGPPAPVQVVGIGLDGAAGLSEQARSLIAEATLLVGSTRQLALFPQATAETVVLGDLDDVVAVIRAHMITQATESEPRLVVVLASGDPLFFGIGRFLLEKLPAHWLDFTPHPSSVQLAFARVKLPWQDAVVFSAHGRSLDGAVRLLRQGVEKLAVLTDGVSHPGAIARLVLSLRLPVRYRLWVCENLGAPEERTQSWVLDEAALTEISGELFANLNVVILERIPNAEGIDRAALPLLGIADGDFCSFPDRPGLMTKREVRVQILAELALQPNQTVWDIGAGTGSVSIEMARLCPNSRIYAIEQTPAGISLIERNIERFQTSNLTAIKGKAPEALRPLPAPDRVFIGGSDGRLGSILDWCAPRMAVNGRMVVALATLDNQATLLDWVSHQTGWQVRWLQVSLAQAVPIGPLCRWSPLNPVILATITPR; encoded by the coding sequence ATGACCACCCCCCTGAATGGTTCGGTGCGCGGTGAACGCCCGATCGGGCCGCCCGCGCCCGTGCAGGTGGTGGGCATTGGCTTGGACGGGGCCGCCGGTCTGAGTGAACAGGCCCGATCGCTCATTGCGGAAGCCACCTTGCTGGTGGGCAGCACCCGGCAATTGGCCCTGTTTCCCCAAGCCACCGCCGAAACCGTTGTGCTGGGGGATTTGGATGATGTGGTAGCCGTCATTCGGGCCCACATGATCACCCAAGCAACGGAATCGGAGCCTCGGTTGGTGGTGGTTTTGGCTTCCGGCGATCCGCTTTTTTTCGGGATTGGTCGGTTTCTGTTGGAAAAACTGCCCGCCCACTGGCTAGACTTCACCCCCCACCCCAGTTCCGTGCAGCTCGCATTTGCCCGGGTCAAGCTCCCTTGGCAAGATGCAGTCGTGTTCAGTGCCCATGGCCGATCGCTCGATGGGGCCGTGCGCCTGTTGCGCCAGGGGGTGGAAAAACTGGCAGTTTTGACCGATGGGGTCAGTCATCCAGGGGCGATCGCCCGATTGGTGCTGAGTTTGCGGCTGCCCGTGCGCTATCGGCTTTGGGTTTGTGAAAATCTGGGAGCACCCGAAGAACGCACCCAATCATGGGTTCTGGACGAAGCGGCCCTCACGGAAATTAGCGGCGAACTGTTTGCCAACCTCAACGTGGTGATTTTGGAGCGAATCCCCAACGCCGAGGGGATCGATCGCGCCGCCCTACCCCTCTTGGGCATTGCCGACGGCGACTTTTGCAGCTTTCCCGATCGCCCCGGACTGATGACCAAGCGAGAAGTGCGGGTGCAAATTTTGGCGGAATTGGCCCTGCAACCGAACCAAACCGTTTGGGACATTGGCGCGGGAACCGGTTCCGTGTCGATCGAGATGGCGCGGCTTTGCCCCAACTCCCGCATCTACGCGATCGAACAAACCCCCGCCGGCATCAGCCTCATTGAGCGCAACATTGAACGGTTCCAAACCAGCAACCTCACCGCCATCAAAGGCAAAGCCCCGGAAGCCCTGCGGCCCCTGCCCGCCCCCGATCGGGTCTTCATTGGTGGCAGCGACGGCCGCCTTGGCTCAATCCTCGACTGGTGTGCTCCCCGCATGGCCGTTAACGGGCGTATGGTGGTGGCCCTGGCCACCCTCGACAACCAAGCCACCCTCCTCGATTGGGTGTCGCACCAAACCGGTTGGCAAGTGCGCTGGCTTCAGGTCAGCCTCGCCCAAGCCGTCCCGATCGGGCCGCTCTGTCGCTGGTCGCCCCTCAATCCGGTGATCTTGGCCACCATTACGCCGCGCTAG
- a CDS encoding FkbM family methyltransferase: protein MTAVMKIATATLPNQVQLQCPNAAEALAIYEDCQWYFKHGIKLEPGATVVDVGAHVGIFTSMAAELCQRKMTAYVFEPIPQLASLLTQNMAQLEPVDVQIYNYALGSETGTAEFAFHPETPMLSSAFPDETDREYMDFRETLIRNSSGPDVPERLQALSKIPRFLRGFLLDQTLKKHFRHERLSCPVYRLDQIPSMQSIPRIDLLKINAEKSEEMIFQGLEQLWSVIQQVVVEVHDLDGRLDRLRNHLTSQGFAQVDCDQMDILKGSQVYLLYATRSSAA from the coding sequence ATGACAGCAGTGATGAAAATCGCGACGGCTACCCTGCCAAATCAGGTGCAGTTGCAATGTCCGAATGCGGCAGAAGCCCTGGCAATTTATGAAGATTGCCAATGGTATTTCAAGCATGGAATTAAGCTGGAACCGGGCGCAACGGTGGTGGATGTTGGTGCGCATGTGGGCATTTTTACGAGCATGGCTGCTGAACTTTGCCAGCGCAAAATGACTGCCTATGTGTTTGAACCCATCCCACAGCTCGCCTCATTGCTGACACAAAATATGGCTCAGTTGGAGCCGGTTGATGTGCAGATTTATAACTATGCTTTGGGAAGTGAAACGGGAACGGCGGAGTTTGCTTTTCATCCCGAAACGCCCATGCTGTCCAGTGCTTTTCCCGATGAAACCGATCGGGAATATATGGACTTTCGGGAAACCCTGATTCGCAATTCCAGTGGCCCCGATGTGCCGGAGCGATTGCAGGCGCTCAGCAAAATTCCTCGGTTTCTGCGGGGCTTTTTGCTAGACCAAACCCTGAAGAAGCATTTTCGTCATGAGCGCTTAAGCTGTCCTGTCTATCGCCTCGATCAAATTCCTTCAATGCAATCCATTCCTAGGATTGACCTCCTCAAAATTAATGCGGAAAAGTCAGAGGAAATGATTTTTCAGGGGTTGGAGCAACTTTGGAGCGTGATTCAACAGGTTGTGGTGGAGGTGCATGATTTGGACGGGCGACTAGACCGACTGCGCAACCACCTCACCTCCCAGGGGTTTGCGCAGGTTGATTGTGACCAGATGGATATCCTGAAAGGGTCTCAGGTTTATTTGCTTTACGCGACTCGATCTAGCGCGGCGTAA